Sequence from the Chitinophagaceae bacterium genome:
AATGGGTAAAAGCGTAAATGTAAAAACAGTCCCAAAAAGAATTATATTTTGGTTGTGTATAGAGAAAAAAGAGAGGTTTTGAAAGTAGAAAAATCATGAAGAATTGAAAAAAACACTAGGAAAGTGTCCAAAAAGTTTTTTACACAAACATTGAATTCTAAACTTATTGATAATCACACATGTCTCAAAATTGGCTTTTAGAACACTCTCCTTTTTATTTTTTTCTAATAAAAAATCAATTTGTAGAACTCACTTTATGTTTTTTGCTCTTTCTATTAGGTTTTTTATTTCGTTGGTTTTGTTTTGAGAAGTATAGAGTAAGAGCAGTTTTTTATATATTTCTGAGGTATTGGGTGCTTGCTCTATTATGTGAGTCCAATATCTTTCTGCTGCTACGAGGTCTTTTTTGAGTAAGGCAATATCTCCCAATTTTGCAAAACTTTCTAATGCATTCGGTTCTAATAGAATCACTTTTTGATAATACATTTCTGCAGAATCATACGCTTGTCTTTGAAAAAAATTATAGGCCATCTTACGGATTACTTTCCATTGTTTTGGATTGAGAGCAAGAGATTTTTGAAAGTATATCTGTGCCGAATCAATTTTATTTTCTGCTTCCATAATATACGCATAGTTAGAATATGTATTTGCATCTTCTTGGGTTTGATATTTCATAAGCTGCACAATATAGTATTTACTTCTCTCGTATTGTTTTGTTTTAAAATAATAGAGAGAAAGATAATCCATAGCAAAGAGATTGATGGGATCAATTTTTATAATGGTATTAACATGCTCCAATGCCTTCCCATATTTTTTATTATCACGGTAGTATTCTGCCCATATCCTATGTGGCTCTATCTTTTGAGGAGAGCTGGACAAGGCATTCTCCCAAAAGTTAATACTATTTTTGAAGTTTTTTGTGTGTTGAAAGTTCTGTACTACAAATATACCTCCTATAACAAAAATAAAAATTTGTATTCGCAAAAGAGAGTACGATTTAAGCACTTCTGCAATGCAAATAAACATACCCACAGCAGGGAAATAAATTCTATGTTCCAAATAGTCATATTTTTCATTTCCAAAAGAAATCAACACGGGGGGTATTAAAAAAAGGAACCACCATACTATTCCAAAAGAGAGCATTGCAGTATTCTTTTTATTATTATAAAAAAAGAAAATATACCCAATAAGGATATATAAAAACGAACCGAAGAGAGTATGAAGTTTGCTAAATGAAGGGTAGACAGACAATCGGATGGGAAGGAACAATTTAGAAAAAGATTCTAAAATAAAAGGAAAAGAACTTTTGACAGATTCTATCTTTGTTACCATTTCTAATTTTGTAAACTTACCAAGCCCTTGTAGTACATTGTTTTCCAATGCTACACTACGAATATACACCCAAAAAACACCTATAATTACCCATCCCACAAATAGTACTAATACATTTGGAAAAAGTTTTGTTTTTTCATCTGAAGTAAACATAAAAAAATAAACCAAACAAAGAACAGAAACGCAAACAGCTGTTTCTTTTGTATATAATGCAACACACCAAAAAACAAAATGAAGGACAAGAAATACATATCTCCGTGTTTCGTTATATTTGATAAAAAAAATGATACTTAAAAGTCCATGGATAGCTAATAAAGTATCATTCCTTCCGTAAATCCAACCAACCGCTGAAGAAAAAAGTGGGTGAACAGCAAATACAAGAGATAATAAGAAGCAAAGTTTTTTTTCATACCGAAACAAAAGAAATAATGTATATACCAAACAACAAACTATTATATGGTGTATAATATTCGTGAAATGATAAAAAAATGGAGAAGTTCCCGAAAACTGAAAATCAAAAACTAAAGAACCAAATAAAAGCGGTCTATAAAAACTATCTCCATACGATTCTATGAACGCCCTGAATATATTCCACACATCTTGAAAATACTTTTGATTATCAACCAAAGTCCCCCTATCGTCCAAACCTGTAAAATCAAACCAAAGTGTTTGCATATAGAGCAAAAAACCAACCCCTATAATTATAGTATAATGATGAGATAGAATTTTGAGAGGGTATGTTTTAGAAATCGATTGTGTTTGTGTTTGTATTTCTTGCTTTTGTTGTTTAAGGTAGTGACTCTTATTTTTTGTTTTCATTTTTTTTGTTATAGTTGATAATTCAAATAACTCTCATAGAAAATAATAAAAACACAAAATGCAATAAAAAATATAAAAAACATAGAACCGTAGAAATTGAGAAAAAAAAGATATAAAATGAGAACAATATATTCTTTGTATTACTATTGTGAAAAATAATAAAAAAGTTTATTTTAACATTTGAACTGTGACTCCAGTACGAAAAGTCTTTTTACAAAAATATTGATAATCAAATTTTACAAATCTATAAACTTATCAAATTGAGTTTTCGGGTTGGAATCAAATGTTAAAGGAATGAATTTTTATTATATTTTTGCTTTTGCGTAATGTGAGTTATATAATATTCGTAACAATGATTGATTTTGATAGAAATGAGTAAATTTTTCTAAAAAGTTTCGCAACGGTCTCATAAATAATAAATTTTCACAAATAAATATAAAAGAATCATTCAAAAAATTACATTATAATAAAAAAAATATATAGTTTATGTATTATTGCAAGAGATATTTACAAAATTCGAGTGTTCTTTTATTTCGTAAGCATTGATAGGAAATATCGGGAATAAATACCTATTTTGATATTATCTTAGTATTGCTCAAAAAAGTAAAATAAATTTATAATATTTAAGATTAATATATTTACAGATGAAAAGTAGTATAGTAAAAGATAAAATTAGTCGTTACGGGTATTTAGTTGGTATAATTATAGGGATTTCTCTTATTATTCCGCTTATTATAGTAGCTCTCATATATAATTGGATTAATATTCGAGTGATGGGTTTATGGGTTTATTATTTACCCGTTCTTAACGCATGTATTAATTTTATTACCAGCATCGCTCTTCTTTGGAGTATTTATGCTATAAAAGAAATGAAAGATTCAAAAGTGCATAGAAAAACGATGACATTTTCTATAATTCTGGGTGTATGTTTTTTGGTTTCGTATGTCTTATATCATGCTTCTGTTGATAGTGTGAAATATGGTGATGCAAATCATGATTATTATCTTTCGGGGGAAGAATTGGATAGTGTTGGTTTTTTACGTATTGTATACCTTTTCATACTTCTTTCTCATATTTTTGCTTCCTTTAGCGTTATTCCTTTTGTAACGTTCTCTTTTTATTATGCCATTACACATCAGTGGGATAAACATAGAAATGTAGTAAAATATAGTTATCCGATATGGCTTTATGTTTCTATATCAGGAGTCGTTGTGTATCTGCTCCTTTCTCCCTATTATCACTATTAAAGTATTATTTTGAAAGCATTTTTTTCTATGAAAATAACAAAGTATGAATTTGTAGCCAGTTATACTTCCGTAGATCAGTGCCCTCTTTCCGATAAAAACGAATATGCTTTTATAGGAAGATCTAATGTAGGTAAGTCTTCGCTGATAAACATGTTAGTGCAAGATTCTCATCTTGCTAAAATATCCTCTACTCCTGGTAAAACGCAGTGTTTGAATCTATTTCTCATCAATAGTTCTTTTTATCTTATGGATATGCCTGGCTATGGATGGGCAAGTACTTCCAAAGTGAATAAAAAAAAATGGAAAACAATGAATGAGACATATCTATTAGATAGAAAAAATCTTGCGTGTCTTTTTGTTTTAATAGATAGTAGAATCCCTCCTCAAGCAATAGATTTGGAATTTATACAATGGGTAGGTAAAAAGCAAATACCTTTTGTACTTGTTTTTACAAAAACAGATAAGTTATCCAAAACGGCTTTTCAAAAGAATGTGAGGCTCTTTGAAGCAGAACTTCATCAATGGGAATATCTTCCGCAGATGTTTATTACTTCTGCAAGAGAGAAAAAAGGAAGAGATGAAATTCTTGCTTTTATGGAGAAAATAAATAAAGATATTGTAATCTAAACGGATATGAATCGTTTCCCTTTCCTTTTTTTTATTTGTATACATTATGCAATCTTTGCCCGTTCTCAAGATGTTTGTATGCTCGGGGCAGAACAAATGGATAAATATATTTCATTGATAAGTTCTCAAAAGAGAGTAGCAGTGGTAGTCAACAATACCTCTTTCGTCAAGAAAACGCATTTAGTAGATACTCTTTTGCAA
This genomic interval carries:
- a CDS encoding DUF420 domain-containing protein, translated to MKSSIVKDKISRYGYLVGIIIGISLIIPLIIVALIYNWINIRVMGLWVYYLPVLNACINFITSIALLWSIYAIKEMKDSKVHRKTMTFSIILGVCFLVSYVLYHASVDSVKYGDANHDYYLSGEELDSVGFLRIVYLFILLSHIFASFSVIPFVTFSFYYAITHQWDKHRNVVKYSYPIWLYVSISGVVVYLLLSPYYHY
- the yihA gene encoding ribosome biogenesis GTP-binding protein YihA/YsxC — its product is MKITKYEFVASYTSVDQCPLSDKNEYAFIGRSNVGKSSLINMLVQDSHLAKISSTPGKTQCLNLFLINSSFYLMDMPGYGWASTSKVNKKKWKTMNETYLLDRKNLACLFVLIDSRIPPQAIDLEFIQWVGKKQIPFVLVFTKTDKLSKTAFQKNVRLFEAELHQWEYLPQMFITSAREKKGRDEILAFMEKINKDIVI